One genomic region from Salvia hispanica cultivar TCC Black 2014 chromosome 2, UniMelb_Shisp_WGS_1.0, whole genome shotgun sequence encodes:
- the LOC125204646 gene encoding uncharacterized protein LOC125204646, giving the protein MGRGRGKGRKQSAVADHDDTASGENEKLPMRRRGRPQKPLKGKVLEEDKIVMIEKEDDGVEETTKATLNKSKRTQAAAENGRKRKRASHLEENTETVKVENGVGAKDSATDLIKSVGYRPNGSRRKNKPRRAAEVGVECQ; this is encoded by the coding sequence ATGGGTAGAGGGAGAGGAAAAGGGAGGAAGCAGTCTGCAGTTGCTGATCACGATGATACTGCAAGTGGCGAAAATGAGAAGTTGCCGATGAGGAGAAGAGGAAGGCCACAAAAGCCTTTGAAAGGTAAAGTTTTGGAAGAGGATAAAATCGTGATGATAGAGAAGGAGGATGATGGCGTGGAGGAAACAACGAAAGCCACATTgaataaaagtaagagaaCCCAAGCTGCAGCAGAGAATGgcaggaagaggaagagagcATCTCACCTAGAAGAAAATACAGAGACGGTAAAAGTGGAAAATGGTGTGGGAGCCAAAGATAGTGCTACAGACTTGATCAAGTCTGTTGGATACCGACCAAATGGgagtagaaggaaaaataaGCCTAGACGGGCTGCTGAAGTCGGCGTTGAGTGCCAATGA
- the LOC125204333 gene encoding squamosa promoter-binding-like protein 14 translates to MEKGSSSSPSPSPSSSSSSSSPGPDSLNGLKFGKKIYFEGVGSKSGGAPPLLPSPAKKGRTAVVQPPMCQVEGCRVDLSDAKPYYSRHKVCGMHSKSPRVIVAGLEQRFCQQCSRFHLLPEFDLGKRSCRRRLAEHNERRRKPPAGSLLSPRYGSLSTSIFDHSKSGGFVMEFSSYAALNGRDSWPDTSPERVMESQVSITGKYHLPLQSSSQSQGPLYDQLQGTTPRPSYSGPGASSQGCFGGDSDSTKALSLLSTQPWASRTRSTSLVASNFPGNDGAPPMVHPSINIHGAPFACDQALHEMPPNPGRGHSTHGANNEFIGELGLAQPNDVHFHDLVHSRGYDASLQHMNWSL, encoded by the exons ATGGAAAAgggctcttcttcttctccttccccttccccttcttcttcctcctcctcttcctccccTGGCCCGGACTCCCTCAATGGCTTGAAGTTTGGCAAGAAAATCTACTTTGAGGGCGTGGGTTCCAAGAGCGGCGGCGCGCCTCCTCTGCTGCCGTCTCCGGCCAAGAAGGGGAGGACTGCGGTGGTGCAGCCGCCTATGTGTCAGGTGGAGGGGTGCAGAGTAGATCTGAGTGATGCTAAGCCTTACTACTCAAGGCACAAAGTCTGTGGAATGCATTCCAAATCTCCTAGGGTCATTGTTGCTGGCCTTGAGCAAAGGTTTTGTCAACAGTGCAGCAG GTTTCATCTGTTACCAGAGTTCGACCTAGGAAAGCGTAGTTGCCGGAGGCGCCTAGCCGAGCACAATGAGCGTAGGAGAAAACCTCCAGCAGGATCTCTGTTGTCTCCTCGCTATGGAAGCCTCTCTACATCTATTTTTG ACCATAGCAAATCTGGAGGCTTCGTGATGGAATTCAGCAGCTACGCTGCTCTCAATGGACGAGATTCATGGCCGGATACATCGCCCGAACGAGTAATGGAAAGTCAGGTTTCCATCACAGGAAAGTACCATCTTCCGCTGCAGAGCAGCTCACAGTCACAGGGGCCCCTGTATGATCAACTGCAAGGTACAACACCAAGGCCCAGTTATTCTGGTCCCGGAGCATCCTCACAAGGATGTTTCGGTGGGGACTCAGACTCTACCAAAGCTCTCTCTCTTCTGTCAACTCAGCCGTGGGCCTCAAGAACCCGGTCCACCAGCCTCGTAGCTAGTAACTTTCCCGGGAACGATGGTGCGCCGCCTATGGTTCATCCATCCATCAATATTCATGGTGCTCCATTTGCATGTGACCAGGCTCTGCACGAGATGCCACCCAATCCTGGTCGCGGACATAGCACTCATGGTGCTAACAACGAGTTCATTGGGGAGCTCGGCTTGGCTCAGCCAAATGATGTGCACTTCCATGACCTCGTTCATTCGAGGGGGTATGACGCTTCCCTCCAGCATATGAATTGGTCACTCTAA